The following coding sequences are from one Candidatus Kapaibacterium sp. window:
- a CDS encoding WYL domain-containing protein, translating to MSKKILDSSQQVRRILRILRLLSSNNNMTSTEIFDHLIEDCKEVSIRSIQRDLKVLLDDGYLDKRKSGKVTLWKLKKLSNIDFSPKNIRESEMISFYILKAYISTFRGTTIEKDLNELANKLESMVPGSVFLEDPFYGDQNIGAYDYSNKHEILRLCIKHINEKNWIKIKYERLTDDMVKDYTIFPQFLYTYLGTIYLIAYNPAHKRSTNFAIQNIKSIEEIYNIRKTEPKFDYDKFRTERFAVIDGDVEMVKIVIKKAFVKYFENRHIHISQNVSKSNSGNLNIEMMVPISPDFISWLSRWCNAIADIEPKKLKDEVIKQLKDAVKCLEQDKY from the coding sequence ATGAGCAAGAAAATTTTGGATAGTAGCCAACAAGTAAGGCGAATTCTACGAATATTGAGACTTTTGTCATCAAATAATAATATGACTTCTACTGAAATTTTCGACCATTTGATTGAAGATTGTAAAGAGGTTTCGATTCGGAGTATCCAACGAGATTTGAAGGTGTTGCTTGATGACGGGTATTTGGATAAACGTAAATCAGGCAAGGTAACGTTGTGGAAACTTAAGAAACTTTCCAACATTGATTTCAGTCCCAAAAATATTCGCGAGAGCGAAATGATTTCTTTCTATATTTTGAAAGCGTATATCAGCACTTTTCGAGGCACGACAATTGAAAAAGATTTGAACGAATTGGCGAATAAGTTAGAATCTATGGTGCCCGGCTCAGTTTTTCTTGAAGACCCTTTCTATGGGGACCAAAACATCGGTGCTTACGATTACTCGAACAAGCATGAAATCTTAAGACTTTGCATCAAGCACATTAACGAGAAAAATTGGATTAAGATTAAATACGAACGCTTGACTGACGATATGGTCAAAGATTATACGATTTTCCCTCAATTTTTATATACCTATTTGGGAACAATCTATCTTATAGCTTATAATCCTGCACACAAAAGGTCAACCAATTTCGCTATCCAAAACATCAAATCAATCGAAGAAATTTATAACATAAGGAAAACTGAGCCCAAATTTGACTATGACAAATTCAGAACTGAAAGGTTTGCTGTCATAGATGGTGATGTAGAAATGGTAAAAATCGTAATCAAAAAGGCATTTGTCAAATATTTCGAGAATCGCCATATCCACATTTCGCAAAATGTCAGTAAAAGCAATTCTGGCAATCTAAATATAGAAATGATGGTTCCGATTTCGCCCGATTTCATCTCGTGGTTGTCACGATGGTGCAATGCAATAGCAGATATTGAGCCCAAAAAGCTAAAAGATGAAGTCATCAAACAGCTCAAAGACGCTGTTAAGTGCTTGGAACAAGACAAATATTGA
- a CDS encoding FkbM family methyltransferase, which yields MSFKNKIADSNSALLTPVKLLYYRFFNKYYQVNDIISRSQITDDGSLKVTLKSGIILESPPSQIPAEINFTERYNYGTKSKMDKILDVNKYYFLYEILSELFIHSEYFTYFDINEGDTVIDAGANIGGFTVQAAKKVGSTGKVIAIEPDEQNRITLQRNLDNNNLQNVEIIPLALWSEKCTKEFHISNRPGEHTLIDYDNELFTNKQVVTIHCETLDEIIQRQGYDNVSYLKMDIEGAEIEAIKGATKFLTTQSPKLLIEALHEVNGEAAFKSIVPPLQSLGYKLLREVDDIRGTIFAQK from the coding sequence ATGTCTTTCAAAAATAAAATTGCAGATTCAAACTCAGCTTTGCTCACACCTGTGAAGTTGCTTTATTACCGATTTTTCAACAAATACTACCAAGTAAATGATATAATTTCCCGTAGCCAAATTACCGATGACGGCAGTCTGAAAGTGACGCTGAAAAGCGGCATAATCTTAGAATCTCCCCCATCGCAGATTCCGGCTGAAATCAACTTCACCGAGCGCTACAACTACGGCACAAAATCAAAAATGGACAAAATCCTTGACGTCAATAAATATTACTTCCTATACGAAATACTCAGCGAACTCTTCATCCACAGCGAGTACTTCACCTATTTCGACATCAACGAAGGCGACACCGTAATAGATGCCGGAGCAAACATCGGCGGATTCACTGTCCAAGCAGCAAAAAAAGTCGGCTCTACAGGTAAAGTAATCGCAATCGAACCCGACGAGCAAAACCGCATCACACTCCAGCGAAATCTCGACAACAACAATCTGCAAAATGTCGAAATCATACCATTAGCGCTATGGTCTGAAAAATGCACAAAAGAATTCCACATCAGCAATCGACCGGGCGAGCACACCTTGATTGACTATGACAACGAATTATTCACCAACAAGCAAGTAGTCACAATCCACTGCGAAACATTAGACGAAATCATCCAACGACAAGGCTACGACAATGTCAGCTACCTAAAAATGGACATCGAAGGCGCCGAAATAGAAGCCATCAAAGGAGCGACAAAATTTCTCACTACCCAATCACCCAAACTACTCATCGAAGCCCTCCACGAAGTCAATGGCGAAGCCGCATTCAAATCCATAGTCCCACCCCTTCAATCCCTCGGCTACAAATTATTGAGAGAGGTGGATGATATTCGAGGTACCATTTTCGCTCAAAAGTAA
- a CDS encoding T9SS type A sorting domain-containing protein, with the protein MKAKISSKLIIFLWFVSTVLLLSEENLIYNGDFSLGNVGFNTDYTYSTGIPFGPGYYTIGTNPQLIHPGFAPCKDHTQDSAKLMMFFDSYTVPNKLVWSQEVDVKKSSVYKFSMWATKLVYYDDSDFQIKINGKALEPDFHIGKASCTWSYFESKWNSNSDSKALIEIYNLSTFSKGNDIAIDDLAFVLDSVCVEEINLADDIEICIGDTVVLGNENGKRSDLRFIWSPNLYLDNPYVGNPKCHARENITYYIQAENLETGCMSYDTINVVIKMTENLDVADDIEICFGDTVVLGNENGKRRELRFVWHPNLYLDNPYAGNPKCHAHENIRYYIQVENLETGCMSYDTIDVVIKIPENFELGEDVSICLGETIVLGNENWKRPELQYVWHPPLYLDNSFVGNPRCDARENITYFIQVKNLDDGCTTYDTIDVVVNIPENIDITASSLTICNDPVTLTASEGFTDYKWSNGAKESVIQITKQGVYIVQARDKNGCISVDSIKIILELELDLPETIDLGIMCVGDEKDTTINLTNLGNLPILISAVEYDKKNGFFELDYTGLLDKEIVKNFSHPIKIHIKARKEGSYSEKVTLFFETPCKVEFEIGIKFSIYDLPVYEAGEDIIKCPDESITLGGINGKNPDWIYSWSPAEYLNNPNIGNPICNAIVDTKYTVIVRHKTSGCLAYDTINVFVHEPEPISIEASSLVICDNSVTLRASDGFPGYVWSNGDSTQVIQVNEAGVYTVSAIDSNGCLTTASIEIINANIKLVIPTFIEFEPICFGNDSEKSIEIKNIGNVNVKVKIIKLIGSDLITPEKISFEDSVLTINESGHLIFKIRAIQVGMITAKILIEIDYPCPASYEIEISCLILDSEIIDLGTNYTICQGSSVQLGNENGKNSRLKFKWIPEDFLDNPFIGNPICNSPSDIEYIVEITDIETGCVSYDTINVFYVIPEVLEIIVSSDYFCDGSVLLTATEGFNNFKWSTGDTTQSIETVGSGKYTLSAYDKNGCLSIAEITITDFDLEFDIPDLIEIYAACYGEVVESLLDVVNKGKETLRISEILIEGDTAIFKSNADLLIGQRIKPGESLKLLINSLPPTLDTFAANLLIKIDEPCTKSFNVDLRLIVKPPIVHIIVPDTVVIIGEELCIPIMGNINCDIPGLPVSYRLVLSLNKTLFKPDHIVSGNIVSIKESGDKFIIEIEDFDVLLYDYPTVINHLCGLVLLGNKTYDSIEIIEFESNSGNEYTSTPGSIKTDVCAPQIRPIQMYIPTYMTINENPTNSSVNLQIGSSEEGEFELEILDLVGISVYKHQWSKHNREHIETNMTIDCSSLNQGLYIIKLITPWNLKTEKLLIVK; encoded by the coding sequence ATGAAAGCTAAAATTTCATCAAAGCTCATAATATTTTTATGGTTTGTGTCAACTGTCTTATTGCTTTCGGAAGAAAATCTAATTTATAACGGAGATTTTAGCTTAGGTAATGTCGGTTTTAATACCGATTATACATATAGCACCGGAATACCATTTGGACCAGGATATTATACAATTGGGACGAACCCGCAGTTAATACACCCCGGCTTTGCACCATGCAAAGATCATACTCAAGACTCAGCAAAGTTGATGATGTTTTTCGATTCATATACAGTACCCAACAAATTAGTATGGTCGCAGGAAGTTGATGTTAAGAAGTCCTCAGTATATAAATTTTCGATGTGGGCTACAAAACTTGTATATTATGATGATTCCGATTTCCAGATTAAAATTAATGGAAAAGCACTCGAACCTGATTTTCATATTGGTAAAGCATCTTGTACTTGGTCTTACTTTGAATCGAAATGGAATTCAAATTCAGATTCAAAAGCTCTCATTGAAATATACAATTTATCAACTTTCTCAAAAGGAAATGATATAGCAATTGATGATTTAGCTTTTGTTTTGGATTCCGTTTGTGTGGAAGAAATAAATTTAGCAGATGATATTGAAATATGTATCGGCGATACTGTTGTACTTGGTAATGAAAACGGAAAAAGAAGTGATTTACGATTCATATGGTCTCCAAATTTATATTTAGATAATCCATATGTAGGAAACCCAAAATGTCATGCTCGAGAAAACATAACATATTATATTCAAGCTGAAAATTTGGAAACCGGTTGTATGTCTTACGATACAATTAATGTCGTTATTAAAATGACGGAAAATTTGGATGTGGCAGATGATATCGAAATTTGTTTTGGAGATACTGTTGTACTTGGAAATGAAAACGGAAAAAGACGTGAATTACGATTTGTATGGCATCCAAATTTATATTTAGATAATCCTTATGCAGGAAATCCAAAGTGTCATGCACATGAAAACATAAGATATTATATTCAAGTTGAAAATTTGGAAACCGGTTGTATGTCCTACGATACAATTGATGTCGTTATTAAAATTCCTGAAAATTTCGAATTGGGAGAAGATGTTTCAATATGTTTAGGTGAGACTATTGTTCTTGGTAATGAAAACTGGAAAAGACCTGAATTACAATACGTTTGGCATCCACCATTATATTTAGATAATTCATTTGTCGGTAATCCACGATGTGATGCGCGAGAAAACATTACATATTTTATTCAAGTTAAAAATTTGGATGATGGTTGCACAACATACGATACTATAGATGTAGTTGTTAACATTCCGGAAAATATTGATATTACTGCGAGTAGCTTAACAATTTGCAATGACCCTGTGACATTAACGGCATCAGAAGGTTTTACAGACTATAAATGGTCAAATGGTGCTAAAGAGAGCGTTATTCAAATCACAAAACAAGGTGTATATATAGTACAGGCTCGAGATAAGAATGGGTGTATAAGTGTAGATTCAATAAAAATAATCCTAGAACTCGAACTTGATTTACCTGAAACGATTGATTTGGGTATTATGTGTGTAGGAGATGAAAAAGACACAACAATAAATTTAACCAATTTAGGTAACTTGCCAATTCTTATCTCAGCGGTGGAATATGACAAGAAAAATGGTTTCTTTGAGCTTGATTATACCGGTTTGTTAGACAAGGAAATTGTTAAGAATTTTTCTCATCCAATCAAAATTCATATAAAAGCTCGAAAAGAAGGTTCTTATTCTGAAAAAGTGACATTATTCTTTGAAACTCCATGTAAAGTTGAATTCGAAATTGGAATTAAATTCTCTATATACGATTTACCTGTTTATGAAGCCGGTGAAGATATAATCAAATGTCCCGATGAATCAATAACCCTTGGTGGAATTAACGGGAAAAATCCTGATTGGATATATAGTTGGAGTCCGGCTGAATATTTGAATAATCCAAATATTGGAAACCCAATATGTAATGCTATTGTTGATACGAAATATACTGTTATAGTCAGACACAAAACCAGTGGATGTTTAGCTTATGATACTATCAATGTTTTTGTTCATGAGCCTGAACCAATATCAATCGAAGCTTCCAGCTTAGTGATTTGTGATAATTCAGTAACTTTAAGAGCTTCCGATGGATTCCCGGGTTATGTTTGGTCCAATGGTGATTCAACTCAGGTAATTCAAGTGAATGAAGCCGGTGTTTATACAGTAAGTGCCATTGATTCTAATGGATGTTTGACAACAGCTTCAATTGAAATAATCAATGCCAATATTAAATTGGTCATCCCTACTTTTATTGAGTTTGAACCAATATGCTTTGGTAATGATAGTGAAAAGTCAATTGAAATTAAAAACATAGGAAATGTTAATGTCAAAGTTAAAATTATCAAACTCATTGGTAGCGATTTGATTACACCCGAAAAAATAAGTTTTGAGGATTCTGTTCTAACTATTAATGAATCTGGTCATTTAATATTCAAAATAAGAGCTATTCAAGTTGGAATGATTACAGCGAAAATACTTATAGAAATAGATTATCCTTGTCCAGCTTCATATGAAATTGAAATAAGTTGTTTGATTCTGGATTCTGAAATAATTGATTTGGGTACTAATTACACAATCTGTCAAGGTAGTTCAGTACAATTGGGTAATGAAAATGGAAAAAATAGCAGACTGAAATTTAAATGGATTCCTGAAGATTTTCTTGATAATCCATTCATTGGGAATCCTATTTGTAACAGTCCGTCTGATATTGAATATATAGTTGAAATCACAGATATTGAGACCGGATGTGTATCATATGACACAATCAATGTTTTTTATGTAATTCCTGAAGTCTTAGAAATAATTGTCAGCTCAGATTACTTTTGTGATGGCTCCGTTTTGCTTACAGCAACTGAAGGATTTAACAATTTTAAATGGTCAACAGGAGATACTACACAATCAATAGAGACTGTAGGTTCCGGTAAATATACACTTTCGGCTTATGATAAAAATGGTTGTCTTTCAATAGCCGAAATTACAATTACAGATTTTGATTTAGAATTTGATATACCTGATTTGATTGAAATTTATGCCGCTTGTTATGGTGAAGTTGTTGAAAGTTTATTGGATGTTGTAAACAAAGGAAAAGAAACGCTTAGAATAAGTGAAATCTTAATTGAAGGCGATACTGCGATTTTTAAGTCAAATGCTGATTTGCTTATCGGGCAAAGAATTAAACCCGGTGAATCGCTAAAGCTGTTAATAAACTCTTTACCGCCTACTTTGGATACCTTTGCTGCTAATTTGCTTATAAAAATTGATGAACCTTGCACAAAATCATTTAATGTTGATTTGAGACTCATTGTAAAACCACCTATAGTTCATATTATTGTTCCTGATACTGTTGTAATAATCGGTGAAGAGTTGTGTATCCCAATTATGGGTAATATTAATTGTGATATTCCGGGTCTACCTGTTTCGTATAGATTGGTTCTATCATTAAACAAAACACTATTTAAGCCTGACCACATTGTATCGGGCAATATTGTTTCTATAAAAGAATCCGGAGACAAATTTATTATTGAAATTGAAGATTTTGATGTTTTGCTTTATGATTATCCTACAGTAATAAACCATTTGTGCGGATTAGTTCTTCTTGGTAATAAAACTTACGACTCTATTGAGATCATAGAATTTGAATCAAATAGCGGAAATGAATATACCAGCACACCAGGTAGTATTAAAACTGATGTTTGTGCTCCTCAAATACGACCGATTCAAATGTACATACCAACTTATATGACGATAAATGAAAATCCTACAAATTCTTCTGTAAATTTACAGATTGGTTCAAGTGAAGAAGGCGAATTTGAGTTGGAGATTCTTGATTTGGTAGGTATATCAGTATATAAGCATCAATGGAGCAAACATAATCGCGAACATATCGAAACAAACATGACGATTGATTGTTCAAGTTTGAATCAAGGTTTATATATTATTAAATTAATAACGCCTTGGAATTTAAAGACTGAAAAGCTTTTAATTGTGAAATAG